One Salvia splendens isolate huo1 chromosome 1, SspV2, whole genome shotgun sequence genomic window, atttcttttattagatatataaaatttcttttatactttttaaaattttctcctttctcatgtactttatttacttttctttctcttttttttattttattaatttattatttaaatctttaTCATTcacaattaaatttattttctatgaatggataaaataaaacttatatttaagtaaaaaaaatgatttggtggaggaaagaaaaataaatattttattgaaaaattgaTTTGAATTAGTTGAGTGAGGACGGTCTAATATATTTTTCATTCCATGTAAACAGTTAGACCATAGTTTCCAAATAACATGgtagataaaattaaaaagagtgGATGCATCTATCTATTGAATTCATTAAAAGAGAGGTATGTAGCTAGAGGTCACCAAGAAGCATATCTTGTTGATGAGTTGGGAGCTCGATGGGCGGATTATGCTTGTCGAAGGGAAGCTTGATCCGGCCGATGGAACGCTGCGGAACGAGCTTCAGATTCTCGCAGTTACAAATCTCAATCATAAATCCATCCCGATCTTTGAAGAACAGCTGGTCGATGGCCGCGCCTTCTTGCTCTCCCACTCTCCTCTTCATGTACTTAATGTTCATCTCCTTCAGCTTCTTCACCATAGCCTCCATATCCTCGCACTACACACAAACACCCATATTTGAAATAAATCATATTTTACCTTCTTATTTTGGtaccataaatttaaaattagggGACcgttgaataaaaaaaaacgagATACGATaagtaataaaaattaaagcaaACATTTTAGATTTTATAGCCTTTTTTTTACCTTGAATTTATCCATACTGGCAAACGGATAATAAAGagaatatatatctatatactACTCCCTTAATTTCATAATACTTGTTCCACTCTAATCCGGCACAGAGTTCCTTTATTTCATAATACTTGTTCCACTCTAATCTGGCACAGAGTTTTAACAAATATAAAACAAAGTCGCTTGAAAAAAGTTTTAACAAATATAAAACAAAGTGGCTTGAAAAAGTGGTACGTGGTTCCTacttttaatattaattctataaTAAAAATGTTAGTGAAATTGAGTTATACTATTGTGTCGTCCATTACGAAAAgtagtaaaagtaaaatattagTAAGAGACCGACCAAAATGATAAACTGGGATACATAACaggagatggagggagtataataaatatagtaaaaataaaattgacattTATTGAGGACCGTTCTAAGTAATGAAATATGGGACATTAATTGGGACCAAATGGATATCATTTTGGGATGGAGTAAAAGGAAAAGTGAGTAATTTATGAGTACCTGAAACGAGATATGGTTATCCATGGGATCCAGACAGTCCTTATCTCGGGGAAGCTTGTCCTCGTCCTTGGACTGCACCAAGTGGATGCCGATACCGTAGTTGAAGAGCCAGGCGCCGTCGAAATGTAAGGACTCGGGCCGCTTGATCAGCACGAACCCGAGAACCTTGGTGTAGAATTCAACAGACTCCTCCACCGATCGGCAAACCCTAGAGACATGATTCAGCGCCATCAAAGGGGCCTCTTTCTCCTCTTCATGCTTCTCATTACCACATCTCATTTCTTGTCGGTTCTGCATTTTTTCGTTTCATCCTCCAATTTGGGTTTCAATATATGGCGGTCACTTGAGTTGACGCGTGCTGCTGATCATCACCCTTGTACTACGTGTCCACACTGTTTGCCGCCACACACCCATCTGACTCAACTTTCTCATGCTGCTTTAGtttaacatttaaaaaaaaaaaaaaaacatacaagtAGGATAGGTTCACTATTTTGTAACAAGATTTAAGCATTTAAAGTGTACATTAGTACCAAACCAAACAAAATTTGTTTTGGATATAAGATAAACCAAAACTTATGAACTAAAATTAATTCCACGTCATAGGACTAGACtcaataatatatactccctttcCTTCATTAAAAATGgatcatttttaatttcttacgatattttttgtagtatttttttatgaataaaatgaagaaaataaataggagaaagaaaaaaagtagagagacgAATGTTTCTATAGTTAGAAATGAGTCGTTTAAGTGAGGCATCCGAAAAAAAGAAATGTATTATTTAGAgttggacggagagagtactagtgctgtttaattttaaaaaataaatttaaacacTTTATTTAGACACTTACTGTCTCCCCTTATTATGCATGGGGCACATTGTATTTTATTCTAAAGTTTGTATAATAAGAAGTTATTATGcatcataaatattaaataaataatcatttataattttttataattaagtcatatatattaattaaaattgtttagatatctaatactccttccgttccaccCTTAATGGAGCATTTCTATTTCAGCATAAGAATTGTGTAGTGTCGTTTTGTGAGTTAAGCAGAtagaaaagtaagagatgaaaaaagtagagagagtgagTACATATATtttgatggagggagtacaaaaatTGCAAACGCACATCAACATGTAATTAGTTACTGAAtcccaaaccctaaccctaacctgaaaaagaaaaccaaatcctaaacccaaaccctaacccGAGAAAGGAAACCCAAaccaaactcaaacccaaaCCCAATCCAAAAGTCACAAGGTTATTATTGGGTCACAACTTATCAGCTCTGTGTGTGTTTGTATCATGTCAAAAATATTAAGCCAACATTAAAGTTAATACGTTGCGATACaatctaaataataaaataaaaatataatattattaaatagtTAACATGATAATTTTTATTGTACATTTCTTAACCAATTACATAATTTATCTAAGAAAATCCTGACCAAAAACCCTAACCCAAACCCGAGAAAGGaaacccaaaccctaacccGGAAAAGAAAATCCAATCACAAAAAAGAAAACCCAAATCGTCACCCGAAAAAAAGAAAACCCAACCCAAACCCAATCCGAAAGCACCAGGTTTTTATTGGGTCACAACTTATTAGCTTTGTGCGTGTTCGTGTCATGTCAAGATATCCAGCCCTACATTTAACGTTAACACATTGCgatacaataaaaataataaatgaagaaataatattattaaatagtTAACATAATAAATTTTAGtatacattttttaaataattacatactttatttttgaaaactttAAATTCAAATCTTAACTCGGACACGAAAAAGTAAACCCAATCTCAAACCTAAACCTTACATGAAATGATCTCATTTAAGCATGCATAATCTATAATTACTATAaccaaattattaatatatattatcaaattatatactaatatttaCTTACTTTACTTACTAAAAGTAATTATACTAATCActgtaataattttttataatgtttAAGTGTTAGCAAAAGTtattattatgaatttaatgGATTGAACTCCACGTTTTCTATGAATTTAATGGATTGAACTCCTATCGTTTGCAATGTCAATAATTTATtagaaatttcattttattttagtacTCTTACACTTTGTTTTAAAAGCTCAAGATAAGGAAATGGTCCAAATAAATTTCCCATAATAAATTGGATGATATTTACTAAAAAAATCAATCATTGATACTTCATGCGGCAGTTTTGTACAAAAAAAACTTATTTCCTTCCTTTATTATTTCCTCCGTAACAAGGAAGTTGAGTAGTATTCCTTTATAGGTTTTCGAAAGTATTTGAGTCATTTCTCATTTTGACAAAAACTTtatcatctctcatactttacattctcttcatatttcttactttatttcatctcttATTTTAATCACTCTATTTTAAACTTTAACACATGAATTAGTTAAATctcatgaaaaaaaaacatctaACTGTATTGAGAGGTTGGGAGTACAAAATCAAATTCTATATCAATAGGTTTAATAAAGGATTCAATTTTTCTGAAGTAAATGCGGCTCAAATAGCGGTTAGTCGGTTACCACATTAATTTTGAATATAGCACAAACTAGATGCCCAATAGTATGATTCGTATTCTTATCAATTTAATGCAAAGTTATTAGCTTATAATCGTACTTTTACTAACTTATATacacatattacaaataattaaattgcaatcactattaaaaattaatattgtcaTTCCATGTATGAAATCTATGCAATGGgaagttttgaaaaaataattaacattatggattttttttcataaaattaagaATATGAAAGATTTTTACAGTACATACGAAAGAGCTTAGAAAAGATGAAGAAGTTTTCAAGAGCCCCATCTATTCACCCTCCATCAATTTATTGTATTACATTCAATTCTTTTTTTAGTTCTGCCAATTAATTTCTCTTTCATAAATGTATACACAAACACGATATATAATGTGCGGCATGAAAtgttatacttcctccgtccctgtTACGCGTCtcagttttccattttagtaTGTCCCATATTAATTgttgcatttcatttttaccattttaatTGTGAatcctcacattccactaactcatttccacttacattttattataaaacatactaaGATGACTTCCACATATATGAGACATTCCTTTTGGGTACAGCCTTTTAGGAgtgaaaaaaaagtagagataaatagTAGGAgagaaagtaagagaaagataaaGTGTTGTTTTTTTGCTATATAAGGAAATGTCACATTTTAGGCAATAGGACCTATGCTCCAACTCAAAAggcaaatgacatgatttttcAAAAACTAATTGGTAAAGAGACATACCTATAGGAGATTTGTATGCGGTGCGGTATGCCCAAAATGCATCGTCCAAACGTAGTGCCCAATCCTTTCTGTTTGTGCTCACTGTCTTTTGTAGGATGGTCTTAACCTCCCAATTTGCAAGCTCCGTCTGCCCATTAGCTTGAGGATGGTACGGAGAAGTGACCCTATGCTTGACTCCATACTTGTCCAACACGTTGTCTAGCCACCTTTTGTTGAAGTGAGATCCTCCATCACTTATGAGGGCACAGggtatacagagtatatatagtatagctaaaggtcagtactaGATATCGAACA contains:
- the LOC121761373 gene encoding uncharacterized protein LOC121761373, translating into MQNRQEMRCGNEKHEEEKEAPLMALNHVSRVCRSVEESVEFYTKVLGFVLIKRPESLHFDGAWLFNYGIGIHLVQSKDEDKLPRDKDCLDPMDNHISFQCEDMEAMVKKLKEMNIKYMKRRVGEQEGAAIDQLFFKDRDGFMIEICNCENLKLVPQRSIGRIKLPFDKHNPPIELPTHQQDMLLGDL